The Tistrella mobilis genome window below encodes:
- a CDS encoding SDR family NAD(P)-dependent oxidoreductase, whose protein sequence is MQDQDSPATRKTMLLTGASRGIGHATVKLFYQHGWRVLTLSRAPFDPECPWPGGRENHIQGDLADPDAFEAIAADVRRRLGGGGLNALVNNAAISPKRPGGARMGVADTDYATWAAVFNVNLFSAALLSRNLLPELKATGGTIVNVTSIAGSRVHPFAGVAYACSKAALATLTREQAFDFGRFGVRVNAIAPGEIDTSILSPGTEDIVRTQIPMQRLGDPKEVARTIMFLCSPEASYINGAEIHINGGQHV, encoded by the coding sequence ATGCAGGACCAGGATTCGCCCGCCACCCGCAAGACCATGCTGCTGACCGGCGCCAGCCGGGGCATCGGTCATGCCACGGTGAAACTTTTCTACCAGCATGGCTGGCGGGTACTTACCCTCTCGCGCGCGCCCTTCGATCCCGAATGCCCCTGGCCGGGCGGCCGGGAAAACCATATCCAGGGCGACCTTGCCGATCCTGACGCCTTCGAGGCGATCGCCGCCGATGTCCGCCGCAGACTTGGCGGCGGCGGGCTGAACGCGCTGGTCAACAACGCCGCCATCTCGCCCAAGCGGCCGGGCGGCGCACGGATGGGGGTGGCCGATACCGACTATGCCACCTGGGCGGCGGTATTCAACGTCAACCTGTTCTCGGCGGCGCTGCTCTCGCGCAACCTGCTGCCGGAACTGAAGGCCACCGGCGGCACTATCGTCAACGTCACCTCGATCGCCGGCTCGCGCGTGCACCCCTTCGCGGGTGTCGCCTATGCCTGTTCCAAGGCGGCGCTGGCCACGCTCACCCGCGAACAGGCCTTCGATTTCGGCCGCTTCGGCGTCCGGGTGAATGCGATCGCCCCGGGCGAGATCGACACCTCGATCCTCTCCCCCGGCACCGAAGACATCGTCCGCACCCAGATCCCGATGCAGCGCCTGGGCGATCCCAAGGAGGTCGCCCGCACCATCATGTTCCTGTGCTCGCCCGAAGCCTCCTACATCAACGGCGCCGAAATCCACATCAATGGCGGGCAGCACGTCTGA